The window CGCCACCGTGGCCGTTGTGACACTGTCCCAGCCCCTGCGGCACGGGACACTATGCGGTCGATCTTTGGTTGCATACATGCTCGTACGCATCTCCCCTCGACCCCGTGAAACACGTCTCGCTCAGAACAAGTAGACCACTTGGAACGAGAGCGTCTCCTGGTGATTCACCGCTTGGCTGCCATAGAGAAACACGTTCTTGTCGGACTTGTCGTACCGGAACTCCGTCCGCGTAATCAGCGAGGGGAAGGGCTTGTACTGGAGCGTAAAGGTGTTCTCCCAGAGGGTCTGAGGAACACCACCCACGCCCGCGGCACCACCATAGGGTGAGCCCACACAGGTATTGGCGCCGCCCGCGAAATTCACGCCTCCGGTACAGGTCCTGGCGCCGCCCGCATCCTCGAAGATCTCGCCACGAATCCGGGCACTCCATTGATCGTTGAAGTCATGGATGAGATAGGCACCCAAGCCGTTCCATCTGGCATTACCCGCTGCCTTCACCGTGCTGGCATTGCCCTCGTTCCCGTAATAGGGCTCCAGGATGATCGTGTCCTTGTCGGTCGCTTTCAACGTCATGATCGACCCCACCACCGTCCGCTTGGCTGTGGGATCGGCCCCCGTGACGGCAGGCGCGGCCCCTTGGCTGTTCGATTGTTCCGCGCCGTAGGACCCGTAGAAGCTCACGCCGACTCGCTCATGCGGCGTCAGGGCCAGGAGCCACTCGAACGATTTGCTCTTGTTGTTGTCGTCCACGTTGTCCCAGCCATTGATCACGCCAATCGACGCGGTCACGAGAGGATTGAACGTATAGGTGGCGCGGACACCGGTCGTCGTGAAGGCCTGTCCCAAGCCGAACATGAAGGTCCTTGAAAAGTTCGGGTTCTCGAAACTGTTGATCACTTCATACCCGATTAACGTGTTGATCTTCCCCGCTTGAATCTTCAGGCCGTTGCCGA is drawn from Nitrospirota bacterium and contains these coding sequences:
- a CDS encoding outer membrane beta-barrel protein; the protein is MALGLGAVLIGGQPTMSLGAEPPISTQTVQERLDSLEKKVDAPGIWKTLGFKASGFVDVAYTHNFNNPNTNLNQLHIFDTNANAFMPHLAQLMLERPADAGGNGMDRAGFRARLNFGTDARVTRARTNFQPGTSNNELDFQELYAEYIVPVGNGLKIQAGKINTLIGYEVINSFENPNFSRTFMFGLGQAFTTTGVRATYTFNPLVTASIGVINGWDNVDDNNKSKSFEWLLALTPHERVGVSFYGSYGAEQSNSQGAAPAVTGADPTAKRTVVGSIMTLKATDKDTIILEPYYGNEGNASTVKAAGNARWNGLGAYLIHDFNDQWSARIRGEIFEDAGGARTCTGGVNFAGGANTCVGSPYGGAAGVGGVPQTLWENTFTLQYKPFPSLITRTEFRYDKSDKNVFLYGSQAVNHQETLSFQVVYLF